The following coding sequences are from one Halomonas sp. HAL1 window:
- a CDS encoding ligand-gated channel protein, with translation MSPCLRRTLLASAISTLFSGTLWAQEAPRLDDMVVTASGFEQSVSDAPASISVISREELERGHYQDVTDALRHVPGVIVTGGGAGDNGHDISIRGMPSQYTLILVDGRPQNSRESRPNGSAGFEQDWLPPLQAIERIEVVRGPMSTLYGSDAIGGVINVITRKVAQEWHGNVQLDTVLQESNDSGDSRQANFYLSGPLIDDRLGLQLYGRTSRRDEDNIINGYEDKSLQSLTARFSLAASDNHDFTAEAGITEQERQSLMGNSAPSEGCRGGCTDSFNDYTNRHVALTHSGRFDIGTSESFVQRETSENPSREIEITNTTAKTSLVMPLGAHMLTLGASYEEESLDDYQTNQISDRTHVEQQQWALFAEDEWLLTDTWALTGGMRLDDAENYGSHISPRLYSVWNMTPDWTLKGGVSTGFRSPNLREATADWGQISRGGDVYGNPDLEPETSLNKELALLYANDAGLSGGITLFHNDFKDKITRIACPEGVCADEPNQFGSDPPYRINIDEAVTQGVEASVAAPLSEAVELTASYTFTDSEQKSGEYAGEPLTQLPRHQVSATLDWQVSPKLRQWTKVTYRGEESQPNTGPSQSAIVAPSYTFVDAGVGYQLNETTQLNAGIYNLFDEAIDYDEYGYVKDGRRVWLGLNVAF, from the coding sequence ATGTCTCCCTGTTTGCGCCGAACGCTGCTGGCAAGTGCTATCTCTACTCTTTTCAGCGGCACCCTATGGGCACAAGAAGCGCCACGGCTAGATGATATGGTGGTGACTGCCTCCGGCTTTGAACAGTCAGTTTCGGATGCGCCAGCGTCTATTAGTGTGATTTCACGCGAGGAATTGGAAAGGGGCCACTATCAAGATGTTACCGATGCGCTGCGCCATGTGCCCGGTGTGATCGTGACCGGTGGCGGCGCGGGGGATAACGGCCACGATATCTCTATCCGCGGCATGCCCTCCCAATACACGTTGATACTGGTGGATGGGCGCCCGCAAAATTCTCGTGAGTCTCGGCCCAATGGTAGCGCCGGTTTTGAACAGGATTGGCTGCCGCCATTGCAGGCAATCGAGCGTATTGAAGTGGTGCGTGGGCCAATGTCGACGCTCTACGGCTCCGATGCCATTGGCGGTGTGATTAACGTGATTACCCGCAAAGTTGCCCAGGAGTGGCACGGTAATGTCCAGCTCGACACGGTACTGCAAGAGAGCAATGATTCTGGTGACAGCCGCCAAGCCAATTTTTATCTGAGTGGGCCATTAATAGATGATCGGTTAGGTCTCCAACTCTATGGTCGTACCTCACGGCGCGACGAAGACAACATCATTAACGGTTACGAAGATAAAAGCCTGCAAAGCCTGACGGCACGGTTCAGTCTTGCCGCCTCGGATAACCACGACTTTACCGCTGAAGCCGGGATTACCGAGCAGGAGCGACAATCGCTAATGGGTAACTCGGCGCCCTCAGAAGGCTGCCGAGGTGGCTGCACGGATAGCTTCAACGATTATACTAACCGGCATGTTGCTCTGACCCATAGCGGCCGCTTTGATATTGGCACCAGCGAAAGCTTTGTCCAGCGGGAAACCAGCGAAAACCCATCGCGGGAAATTGAGATCACCAACACCACCGCTAAAACCAGCCTGGTGATGCCGCTAGGCGCGCACATGCTCACTCTGGGTGCGAGTTACGAAGAGGAGTCGCTGGACGATTACCAAACCAACCAGATATCTGATCGTACCCACGTAGAGCAGCAGCAGTGGGCTCTGTTTGCAGAAGATGAGTGGCTGCTGACCGACACTTGGGCGTTGACCGGCGGCATGCGGTTAGACGATGCCGAGAATTACGGTAGTCACATCAGCCCGCGGCTCTATAGCGTGTGGAACATGACGCCGGACTGGACGTTAAAAGGCGGAGTTTCCACCGGCTTCCGTTCGCCTAACCTGCGCGAAGCCACTGCTGACTGGGGGCAAATCAGCCGAGGCGGTGACGTTTACGGTAACCCGGATTTAGAACCAGAAACCTCGCTCAATAAGGAACTGGCGCTGCTGTATGCCAATGACGCCGGGCTAAGTGGCGGTATCACACTGTTCCATAATGACTTTAAAGATAAAATCACCCGTATTGCCTGCCCCGAAGGTGTGTGTGCCGATGAGCCCAACCAGTTCGGCAGCGATCCTCCTTATCGCATCAACATTGATGAAGCGGTCACTCAAGGGGTAGAGGCAAGCGTAGCGGCGCCGCTAAGCGAGGCGGTTGAACTAACAGCCAGCTACACCTTTACCGACAGTGAGCAGAAAAGCGGTGAGTACGCAGGCGAGCCGCTCACACAGCTGCCGCGCCATCAGGTATCGGCCACGCTAGATTGGCAAGTCTCGCCCAAGCTGCGCCAGTGGACCAAAGTGACCTACCGCGGTGAAGAGAGCCAGCCCAATACCGGCCCCTCACAAAGCGCTATCGTGGCACCTTCCTACACCTTTGTAGATGCAGGCGTTGGCTATCAGCTAAATGAAACAACGCAGCTCAACGCAGGCATCTACAACCTGTTCGACGAAGCGATCGATTACGACGAGTACGGCTATGTGAAAGATGGCCGCCGGGTTTGGCTAGGCCTTAACGTCGCGTTCTAG
- a CDS encoding LysR family transcriptional regulator: protein MYDFDELTAFADVMTTGSLTRSAQTLGLAKSTLSRRISQLEARLNQPLLRRQANRLIPTEAGLLFHNYCTELLAMAAHSQEALAELREEISGEITLEVHGALARSWLASAIDAFLNRHPKVELTLHTRETPPTKMHSNSVHVWLGPTHECGLNQERLGYLTRGLYASPRYLERAGMPKHPEELNQHAWIDLLNSAPNGLLLSHPEHGEYTFNPPRSRLRVDLTALHIDAIARSQGIGLLAHWLTAKREQHHPGELINCLRDWEPAPLPITLLYAYGHQSRRTHALLEFLRSQVPAQWRTSTAAA, encoded by the coding sequence ATGTATGACTTTGACGAACTCACCGCTTTTGCCGATGTAATGACCACGGGCAGCTTGACCCGCAGCGCGCAAACGCTCGGTTTAGCCAAATCGACCCTAAGCCGACGCATCAGCCAACTGGAAGCTCGGCTTAACCAGCCGCTGCTAAGACGCCAAGCCAACCGCTTAATCCCCACGGAAGCTGGGCTGCTGTTTCACAACTACTGCACTGAGCTTTTGGCGATGGCAGCCCATAGCCAGGAGGCGCTGGCGGAGCTGCGAGAGGAGATCAGCGGTGAAATAACCCTTGAGGTACACGGTGCCTTAGCGCGTAGTTGGTTAGCTAGCGCCATTGATGCCTTCTTGAACCGGCACCCCAAGGTAGAACTAACACTACACACTCGTGAAACGCCGCCGACTAAAATGCACAGTAATAGCGTGCATGTTTGGTTGGGGCCAACGCATGAGTGCGGGCTTAATCAGGAGCGCTTGGGGTATTTAACCCGTGGTTTATATGCCAGCCCCCGCTATTTAGAAAGGGCTGGTATGCCAAAGCACCCCGAAGAACTTAATCAGCATGCATGGATAGACCTGTTGAACTCAGCGCCAAATGGGCTACTGCTCTCACATCCTGAACACGGCGAGTACACCTTTAACCCGCCCCGCTCACGGTTAAGGGTGGATCTCACCGCCCTGCATATTGATGCCATCGCGCGTAGCCAGGGCATTGGCCTACTCGCTCACTGGCTAACCGCCAAACGTGAACAGCATCATCCGGGCGAGCTGATTAACTGCCTGCGTGACTGGGAGCCAGCCCCTTTACCGATCACGCTGCTTTACGCTTATGGCCACCAGTCACGCCGAACTCACGCCCTGTTGGAGTTTTTGCGCAGCCAAGTGCCCGCCCAGTGGCGTACGTCCACCGCCGCTGCATAG
- a CDS encoding AEC family transporter, with the protein MLAELFAVMAPVLAGAGLGYLWVRLGHPYPVDFITRLVFNIGTPSLVLASLAGADIDATTFGQTMLAAALVILTMGAATFLVAKLLRRSWRVLIAPMMYPNTGNMGLPVVLYAFGSAGFAYGITVMVTVSLFQFTLGAVLNSQGNPLKTLVKTPTVYAILISMALLLTGTSLPPWLANTVDLMSGFTVPLMLITLGVSLASIKVKNLRSGLGFSLVRIPLAAVAAWLIAGWVGLPPLAQSILVVQMCMPVAVFNYLFAQRAQREPVYVASLVFCSTLLALVYIPVLLAILM; encoded by the coding sequence ATGCTTGCCGAACTTTTTGCCGTCATGGCGCCCGTACTTGCCGGTGCAGGGCTTGGCTATTTATGGGTACGCTTAGGCCACCCTTACCCGGTCGACTTCATTACCCGTCTGGTATTTAACATCGGAACACCGTCACTGGTATTAGCGTCCCTGGCAGGCGCCGACATTGATGCCACCACCTTTGGCCAGACAATGCTGGCCGCCGCGTTGGTGATTCTCACCATGGGGGCCGCGACCTTTCTGGTCGCGAAACTGTTGCGCCGCAGCTGGCGGGTGTTAATTGCTCCCATGATGTACCCTAATACCGGCAACATGGGCTTACCGGTGGTGCTTTACGCTTTTGGCAGTGCAGGCTTTGCCTATGGCATCACGGTGATGGTTACCGTCTCGTTATTTCAATTCACCCTGGGCGCTGTCCTTAATAGCCAAGGTAATCCACTCAAAACCCTCGTTAAAACACCCACCGTTTACGCCATTCTTATTTCTATGGCGCTGTTGCTGACCGGCACCTCGCTACCGCCCTGGTTGGCGAACACAGTAGATTTAATGTCCGGTTTCACAGTACCGCTAATGCTGATTACGCTGGGCGTCTCACTGGCCAGCATCAAGGTCAAAAACCTGCGTTCGGGGCTAGGGTTTAGCTTAGTGCGCATCCCTCTTGCTGCGGTAGCCGCTTGGTTGATCGCTGGCTGGGTGGGCCTTCCCCCCCTCGCACAAAGCATTTTAGTGGTGCAGATGTGTATGCCCGTGGCGGTATTTAACTATCTATTTGCGCAACGCGCTCAGCGCGAACCTGTCTATGTTGCCAGCCTGGTGTTCTGCTCAACGCTGCTAGCGTTGGTTTATATACCGGTGCTGCTCGCCATACTCATGTAA
- a CDS encoding PQQ-dependent sugar dehydrogenase, whose product MHYTNKSHSTRHWLAPGIRVAGISGLILAATMNNANAEVIQASLETEHLTLSIERIAEGFEHPWAVAFLPDGRSLVSERSGQLTLVDPESGETRSLEGMPDVSTQGQGGLLDIVLHPDFKGGNGAGDNDWIYFTWSKPDGNNTRSALSRVQWLGDELGEVEHLFEQDRASGPGRHYGSRLAWLPDGTLLMSIGDRGSEPPRAQASDDHAGSTLRLTATGGVPDDNPFVDDDATLDEIYTMGNRNIQGMTVLSNGQAWVSEHGPRTGDELNHIEAGNNYGWPEVSQGNDYATNEPIGEDSLPGMVNPVYVFEGRFAPAGLAEVTSDAFDEWKGNLLAGGLGSEKLLRLRLENGNVAEEELILNGDIGRIRDVRQGPDDAIYLLTDAPQGGLYRLAPTNQ is encoded by the coding sequence ATGCATTATACCAATAAGAGTCACTCTACCCGCCACTGGCTCGCGCCGGGGATTCGAGTAGCGGGGATTAGCGGGTTGATACTGGCGGCTACGATGAACAACGCGAACGCAGAAGTGATTCAGGCGTCGCTTGAAACTGAGCATTTAACCCTTTCTATTGAGCGTATCGCCGAGGGTTTCGAACACCCCTGGGCGGTTGCGTTTTTACCCGATGGGCGCTCGCTGGTCAGTGAACGCAGCGGGCAACTGACGCTTGTTGACCCCGAAAGTGGCGAAACACGCTCCCTGGAAGGCATGCCAGACGTCAGCACGCAAGGCCAAGGCGGCCTGTTAGATATCGTTTTGCACCCTGATTTCAAAGGTGGCAATGGCGCGGGTGACAACGACTGGATTTATTTCACCTGGAGCAAGCCCGATGGCAATAACACGCGTTCGGCGCTATCACGCGTACAATGGCTGGGCGACGAACTGGGTGAGGTAGAACACTTATTTGAACAGGATCGCGCCTCTGGGCCTGGCCGCCATTATGGCTCGCGACTCGCTTGGCTACCTGATGGCACGTTGCTAATGAGCATTGGCGACCGCGGTAGCGAGCCGCCTCGCGCCCAAGCAAGCGATGATCACGCTGGCTCAACATTGCGCCTTACCGCCACCGGCGGCGTGCCTGATGACAACCCTTTTGTAGACGACGACGCCACACTGGACGAAATCTATACCATGGGTAACCGCAATATTCAGGGCATGACCGTGTTGAGTAACGGCCAAGCTTGGGTATCCGAGCACGGCCCGCGAACCGGCGACGAGCTTAACCATATCGAAGCAGGCAATAACTATGGCTGGCCAGAGGTCAGCCAGGGCAATGACTACGCCACCAATGAACCGATTGGCGAAGACTCACTGCCCGGCATGGTGAACCCGGTATATGTGTTTGAAGGCCGCTTTGCACCCGCCGGGCTTGCAGAAGTGACTAGCGACGCGTTTGACGAGTGGAAAGGTAATTTATTGGCTGGCGGTCTCGGCAGTGAAAAGCTACTTCGCTTGCGCTTAGAGAATGGTAACGTAGCCGAAGAGGAGCTGATTCTTAACGGGGACATTGGTCGTATTCGTGATGTTCGCCAAGGTCCGGACGATGCCATCTATCTGCTTACCGATGCCCCTCAGGGTGGTCTTTATCGCTTGGCGCCAACGAATCAGTAA
- a CDS encoding HAMP domain-containing sensor histidine kinase — protein MRLRNLIILTVIVPLFVVLVVFSLVAIKSLEDNVRSKLQTEVEIITRTLSSSLSYAVTPDSSTPLEEALQSAFSFHRIYGAYVFDTDGRDIYGLGLGKDIFSREEIQQVIERDDLYSNYRQHDGWNYYSALPPLRSQDGTVYGVLQVNRLNSYTGFISIVAVLVFVVGAAGIVFSIWWGFRRHIERPLNRLLHVMLLVEDGDRSQRATEDGPTEYRRLASGLNGMLDAMAEKDQEIEDRQRREIELEKRLRKSKKLAELGVLAAGVAHEIGAPLTVINGQAQRLARRDVIGDDERARLGRIRGEVERIVEIVRQLMELGRQHNVEKGELALDQLIISASDLVEEELEPRNIRLDIELPSPTPNLIANGQQLIQVLTNLLRNAAQAPEVSRIRVRAQQQEHELILWVEDDGPGIPNSHHHKVFDPFFTTKPVGKGSGLGLSMVHRIINDHGGTIGVFDSVLGGAGFEITLPLSETASA, from the coding sequence ATGCGACTACGCAATTTAATAATTTTAACGGTAATTGTGCCGCTTTTCGTCGTCCTAGTGGTGTTTAGCTTAGTCGCCATTAAATCGCTTGAGGATAACGTACGCTCAAAGCTACAAACGGAAGTAGAGATTATTACCCGCACGCTGAGCTCTTCGCTGAGTTACGCGGTCACGCCGGACAGCAGCACCCCGCTCGAAGAAGCGCTACAATCGGCGTTCTCGTTCCACCGCATTTATGGCGCCTATGTATTCGATACCGACGGGCGCGACATTTACGGTCTAGGCCTTGGCAAAGACATTTTCAGCCGGGAAGAAATTCAGCAAGTCATTGAGCGCGATGATTTATATAGCAACTATCGACAGCACGATGGCTGGAATTACTACTCTGCGTTGCCCCCCCTGCGCTCACAAGATGGCACTGTGTATGGCGTGCTGCAGGTTAACCGGCTCAATAGCTATACTGGCTTTATTAGCATTGTGGCCGTGTTGGTATTTGTGGTCGGCGCTGCAGGGATTGTATTTAGTATTTGGTGGGGGTTTCGCCGCCATATCGAGCGCCCGCTTAATCGGCTACTGCACGTAATGCTACTGGTGGAAGATGGTGACCGCAGCCAGCGCGCCACCGAAGACGGCCCTACCGAATATCGCCGCCTCGCCTCTGGGTTAAATGGCATGCTGGACGCGATGGCAGAGAAAGACCAAGAAATCGAAGACCGCCAGCGGCGTGAAATAGAGCTTGAAAAGCGTCTACGCAAATCGAAAAAACTAGCCGAACTAGGCGTTCTTGCAGCGGGGGTAGCCCACGAAATAGGTGCACCGCTAACGGTAATCAATGGTCAAGCTCAACGCCTGGCTCGCCGCGATGTGATTGGTGATGACGAGCGAGCAAGGCTCGGGCGTATTCGCGGCGAAGTGGAGCGCATCGTTGAAATTGTGCGTCAATTGATGGAATTAGGCCGTCAACATAACGTAGAGAAAGGCGAGTTAGCACTCGATCAGCTTATTATAAGTGCCAGCGATTTGGTTGAAGAGGAGCTTGAACCACGCAACATTCGTCTAGACATTGAATTACCGTCACCGACACCCAACTTAATCGCCAATGGTCAGCAGCTTATTCAGGTGCTGACCAATTTACTCAGAAATGCGGCGCAAGCGCCCGAAGTAAGCCGCATCAGGGTACGAGCCCAACAGCAAGAACACGAATTAATACTGTGGGTAGAAGATGATGGCCCGGGCATACCCAACTCCCATCATCATAAAGTGTTCGATCCATTTTTTACCACCAAACCCGTCGGCAAAGGCAGTGGTTTGGGGCTCTCTATGGTGCATCGCATTATTAACGACCACGGCGGCACGATCGGCGTGTTTGACAGCGTCCTTGGTGGCGCTGGTTTTGAAATTACACTACCCCTTAGTGAAACCGCATCCGCGTGA
- a CDS encoding sigma-54 dependent transcriptional regulator, which translates to MTHQEHLLPLLVVEDDAAIRELLEEELQDAGYTTLGVPSAEEAIALLSHTTVSLVITDVRLPGMTGIQLLQQLRQAGSELGIIVITAFGTIDQAVEALKLGADDFLTKPLDLDAIREAVFRVLERQRLAVSHDSEISHFHGIVGKSQVMQALFHDASRLAKSDAPILILGESGTGKELLARAIHQESPRNDQPFVPVNCASIPADLMESEFFGHVKGAFTGASEARKGLFQSAQGGSLFLDEIGEMPINLQAKLLRALQEKTVRPVGGEREEPVDVRIIAATHRNLEKEIEQGNFRSDLFYRLETFSLRIPPLRERGTDIEHLVFALIDKHSEAQGKQIEQIEPEALNNLLNYAYPGNVRELENAIMRGVTLSEDGSLSHKDLPERLREQSTVEAGTPIVPSVSGELLAGGQLPVPPPIRWPSLEEVEKRYINKVLEATGGNKRRTAEVLGIARRTLYRRLEDNEE; encoded by the coding sequence GTGACCCATCAGGAACACCTTTTACCTTTATTGGTGGTGGAAGATGACGCCGCTATACGTGAGTTATTAGAGGAAGAACTGCAGGATGCAGGCTATACCACGCTGGGCGTCCCTAGCGCTGAAGAAGCTATTGCCTTATTGAGCCACACCACCGTCTCGCTGGTAATTACCGACGTACGTTTGCCGGGTATGACAGGCATACAGTTACTTCAGCAACTCCGCCAAGCGGGCAGTGAGTTGGGCATTATCGTGATTACCGCCTTTGGTACCATTGATCAGGCGGTCGAGGCATTAAAGCTCGGCGCTGACGATTTTTTAACCAAACCACTCGATTTGGATGCTATTCGGGAAGCCGTTTTTCGTGTGCTTGAACGGCAGCGTTTAGCCGTTTCTCATGATTCAGAGATCAGTCACTTCCATGGCATTGTGGGTAAAAGCCAGGTCATGCAGGCGCTGTTTCATGACGCCTCCCGCCTTGCCAAGAGCGACGCTCCCATACTGATATTAGGTGAAAGCGGCACGGGTAAAGAGCTACTTGCTCGCGCCATTCATCAGGAAAGCCCGCGTAACGACCAGCCCTTCGTACCGGTTAACTGCGCGAGCATTCCCGCCGATTTGATGGAAAGTGAGTTCTTTGGCCATGTAAAAGGCGCTTTTACCGGCGCTAGCGAAGCGCGCAAAGGGCTATTTCAAAGCGCCCAGGGCGGCAGCCTGTTCTTAGATGAAATTGGTGAGATGCCGATTAATCTGCAGGCTAAATTATTGCGTGCCCTGCAGGAGAAAACCGTGCGCCCAGTGGGTGGCGAGCGCGAAGAGCCGGTGGATGTGCGTATCATTGCTGCGACCCATCGCAATCTAGAAAAAGAGATAGAGCAAGGTAACTTCCGTAGCGACCTTTTTTACCGGTTGGAAACTTTTTCGCTTCGCATTCCGCCGCTGCGTGAGCGCGGCACCGATATCGAGCACCTTGTTTTTGCCCTTATCGATAAGCACTCTGAGGCACAGGGCAAGCAGATTGAGCAAATCGAACCCGAAGCACTCAATAATTTGCTCAATTACGCCTACCCCGGCAACGTTCGCGAATTGGAAAACGCCATTATGCGCGGCGTTACGCTGAGCGAAGATGGCTCGCTAAGCCACAAGGATTTACCCGAGCGCCTGCGGGAGCAATCAACGGTTGAAGCCGGCACACCTATAGTGCCTTCCGTCAGTGGCGAACTGCTCGCGGGAGGCCAACTGCCAGTCCCGCCGCCGATTCGCTGGCCCAGCTTGGAAGAAGTCGAAAAACGCTATATTAACAAAGTCTTGGAAGCCACAGGTGGCAATAAGCGGCGCACGGCAGAGGTGCTGGGCATCGCGCGCAGAACACTCTACCGCCGCCTTGAAGATAATGAAGAGTAA
- a CDS encoding glycine betaine/L-proline ABC transporter ATP-binding protein, protein MDETRPVKIKVRGLSKVFGKHPQKAIELRNQGMKRPEILEKTGQTLGLSNISFDVYEGELLVIMGLSGSGKSTLIRCLNRLIETTEGEIVIDGENIPTLKEKALLECRRRHFSMVFQNFALFPHRTVQQNAEFGLEIRGVEKAERHKIAHDSLKQVGLEGWEDAYPNQLSGGMQQRVGLARALANDATVLLMDEAFSALDPLIRKDMQQELLQLQSKMQKTTVFITHDLDEALNIGDRIVLLKDGEVVQIGTPEEILTKPADDYVRRFIEGVDRSRILTAESAMRPLRTTARESDGPRTALHRMRDHTIDSIYVVDRDRRLLGLLEVDAASRAIEEGADSIIPYLTQDFRKVPMDEPLHNLFAMFSEKSFPIAVIDQQEQLLGVVVKGAVLDELARAGEQ, encoded by the coding sequence ATGGACGAGACACGACCCGTCAAAATTAAAGTGCGCGGCTTAAGCAAAGTCTTTGGCAAGCACCCTCAAAAAGCAATCGAGCTACGTAACCAGGGAATGAAGCGCCCGGAAATTCTGGAGAAAACAGGCCAGACGCTGGGGCTATCGAATATTTCGTTTGATGTCTATGAAGGCGAACTGCTGGTTATCATGGGGCTTTCAGGGTCAGGCAAGTCGACGTTGATTCGCTGCCTTAACCGCCTGATTGAAACGACCGAAGGCGAGATCGTCATCGACGGTGAAAATATCCCGACGCTGAAAGAGAAAGCGTTGCTGGAGTGCCGTCGCCGCCACTTCTCTATGGTGTTTCAGAATTTCGCGCTATTTCCTCACCGCACTGTGCAGCAAAACGCCGAGTTCGGTTTGGAAATTCGCGGCGTAGAGAAAGCAGAACGGCACAAGATTGCTCATGACTCTCTGAAACAGGTTGGCTTGGAGGGCTGGGAAGACGCCTACCCCAATCAACTCTCCGGCGGCATGCAGCAGCGCGTTGGCCTAGCCCGTGCATTGGCCAACGATGCCACCGTGCTGTTAATGGATGAAGCCTTCTCCGCACTCGACCCGCTGATTCGTAAAGACATGCAGCAAGAGCTTTTGCAACTGCAATCCAAAATGCAAAAGACCACCGTCTTCATCACCCATGACTTAGATGAGGCGCTCAACATTGGCGATCGCATCGTCCTGCTGAAAGATGGTGAAGTGGTGCAGATCGGCACGCCGGAAGAAATTCTGACCAAACCTGCGGATGACTACGTGCGGCGCTTTATCGAAGGGGTTGATCGGTCACGTATTCTGACCGCTGAAAGCGCCATGCGTCCGCTACGCACCACCGCCCGCGAAAGCGATGGGCCACGTACCGCACTGCACCGTATGCGCGACCACACTATCGACTCTATCTATGTCGTTGATCGCGACCGTCGTCTGCTTGGCCTGCTGGAGGTGGATGCCGCTAGCCGTGCGATTGAAGAAGGGGCTGACTCAATCATTCCCTATTTAACCCAAGATTTCCGCAAAGTCCCTATGGATGAGCCGCTGCATAACCTGTTTGCCATGTTTAGTGAAAAGAGCTTCCCTATTGCCGTGATTGATCAGCAAGAGCAACTGCTTGGCGTGGTGGTAAAAGGCGCAGTACTTGATGAACTGGCACGAGCAGGAGAGCAATAA